In the Ipomoea triloba cultivar NCNSP0323 chromosome 6, ASM357664v1 genome, one interval contains:
- the LOC116023587 gene encoding uncharacterized protein LOC116023587, with product MHEESDGRSRVHFPKELRRELCQEWRLALIIKYLGKNINFHVLQQRLPSIWGLQGRLHLIDIGFGCFVARFDNKKDYLHVLLDGPWKIFDNYLITQRWVPDFKARTAKFAKMAVWVRLPELSVEYFRDDTIKIILGNIGKPLKLDRTTLMKERGRFARAAVEVDLDKPLVSEIWVRDEVQPVIYEGLHMVCFGCGVIGHWEQDCSQGKTVAGETTTTDLPALPESEKDGDQRAEPVAPKKSQAVERQRYGSWMLVTRKSNPPKQYTNPRREKHQSSTTNRKGNQFASLAEVNNNANLNHISRPKGKSPGDAAGVPSRKASPPPSNSGHNPNPTAPPKPNGRHRSDRQVAMPNGNGRGGGRGGNQPARRGKGKYVGKGVQTNVAETSAAGAWRGSLENAGIFQFGGWQAPSTELPTTNPHNFDGGSSSRSTLGEGGHQTSTPSNRSL from the coding sequence ATGCATGAGGAATCCGATGGTAGGTCTCGAGTGCATTTTCCGAAGGAACTCAGGAGAGAACTTTGCCAGGAATGGCGCCTTGCGCTGATCATAAAATATCTTGGAAAGAATATCAATTTCCACGTACTGCAACAACGCCTCCCCTCCATCTGGGGACTGCAGGGCCGTCTCCACTTAATCGACATTGGTTTCGGATGTTTTGTCGCAAGATTTGACAACAAAAAAGACTACCTACATGTCCTTCTTGATGGGCCATGGAAGATTTTCGACAACTATTTGATTACACAACGGTGGGTTCCCGATTTCAAGGCCAGAACGGCGAAGTTCGCAAAGATGGCAGTTTGGGTTAGACTCCCGGAGCTTTCCGTCGAGTATTTCAGGGATGATACTATCAAAATCATTTTGGGTAACATTGGAAAACCCTTGAAATTGGATCGGACAACTCTTATGAAAGAACGCGGACGTTTCGCGAGAGCTGCAGTTGAGGTTGATCTAGACAAACCTCTCGTTTCAGAAATATGGGTACGTGATGAAGTGCAGCCAGTCATTTACGAAGGTTTGCACATGGTGTGCTTTGGTTGTGGCGTTATTGGGCATTGGGAACAGGATTGTTCCCAAGGAAAAACTGTTGCGGGGGAAACAACTACTACAGACCTTCCTGCTCTGCCGGAATCTGAGAAGGATGGGGACCAGCGAGCGGAACCGGTGGCGCCGAAAAAATCGCAGGCTGTGGAAAGACAACGCTATGGTTCCTGGATGCTTGTTACCAGGAAGTCTAATCCTCCGAAACAATACACTAACCCGCGACGAGAGAAACATCAATCTTCCACTACAAACCGTAAAGGGAACCAATTCGCAAGCTTGGCTGAGGTAAATAACAATGCAAACCTCAACCACATTTCCCGCCCGAAGGGTAAATCGCCAGGTGATGCTGCGGGTGTTCCCTCACGTAAGgcttccccccccccctctaacTCTGGTCACAACCCCAACCCCACGGCTCCGCCTAAACCCAACGGGAGGCACCGGTCTGACCGCCAAGTGGCTATGCCGAATGGAAATGGTCGCGGCGGTGGTCGAGGCGGCAACCAGCCGGCAAGGCGGGGCAAAGGTAAGTATGTAGGGAAAGGCGTTCAAACGAACGTAGCTGAGACCTCCGCCGCTGGCGCTTGGCGTGGGTCTTTAGAAAATGCTGGTATTTTCCAGTTTGGCGGTTGGCAGGCCCCCTCTACGGAACTGCCCACGACTAACCCCCACAACTTTGATGGAGGGTCTTCGTCTCGTAGTACGCTTGGGGAAGGCGGTCACCAAACTTCCACCCCTTCCAACCGTTCCTTATGA